A genomic stretch from Echeneis naucrates chromosome 6, fEcheNa1.1, whole genome shotgun sequence includes:
- the LOC115044911 gene encoding eomesodermin-like yields the protein MLGGEGESSSFSSAKEAADERRKSPAVDGGDPAAQSRYTEHGMGPDRYYIPPAVSKQSPESANPCAFLPYTPGGTVYTPPSAGRYPSSLHLGSVLPPAGFSPSAAGRSHFTSAYQLGQSPGCIYPPYTGSAPPLSNVTVPAAGPGMRAQVYLCNRPLWLKFHRHQTEMIITKQGRRMFPFLSFNIAGLSLTAHYNVFVEVVLADPNHWRFQGGKWVTCGKADNSSQGNKVYIHPESPNTGAHWMRQEISFSKLKLTNNKGTSHNTSQMIVLQSLHKYQPRLHIVEVTEDGVEDINSDVKTQSFTFPETQFIAVTAYQNTDITQLKIDHNPFAKGFRDNYDSMYTAPESDRLTPSPTDSPRAHQIVPGARYAMQPLFQDQFVNNPPQNRFYNSERAVPQTTSLLSPQTEDGVSQRWFVTSMQQGGNSSSTSNKLDLTPYEGDYSGSLLPYGIKSLSMQTSHALSYYPDSPFTTMSTGWGSRAAYQRKVTPSLPWSPRPSPTAGFPEDSDKVKPQIEEEVNGTGGLHSSWTETQAPALSLEKANSYSTACKRRRLSLHGPSAEDSPADIKCEDLASATTNSSSYSKETPSSKGMAAYYSFYTNP from the exons ATGCTCGGCGGCGAAGGGGagagcagcagcttctcctccgCCAAGGAAGCGGCGGATGAGAGGCGCAAGTCTCCAGCTGTGGATGGGGGCGACCCGGCTGCTCAGAGCAGGTACACGGAGCACGGGATGGGCCCGGACCGCTACTACATCCCCCCGGCAGTTTCCAAACAAAGCCCGGAGTCAGCGAACCCCTGCGCCTTTCTGCCCTACACCCCCGGTGGGACGGTATACACCCCGCCCAGCGCCGGCAGGTACCCCTCGTCCCTCCACCTGGGCTCCGTGTTGCCCCCCGCGGGGTTTTCCCCATCCGCGGCCGGGCGCAGTCACTTCACCTCGGCTTACCAGCTCGGACAGAGCCCCGGCTGCATCTACCCGCCTTACACCGGCTCCGCCCCCCCCCTCAGCAACGTGACTGTACCGGCCGCCGGCCCAGGGATGAGGGCCCAGGTCTACCTCTGCAACCGGCCGCTGTGGCTCAAGTTCCACCGGCACCAGACCGAGATGATCATCACCAAACAGGGCAG acgCATGTTTCCATTCCTCAGCTTTAACATAGCTGGACTCAGCCTGACAGCGCACTACAATGTGTTTGTGGAGGTGGTGCTGGCGGATCCAAACCACTGGAGGTTTCAGGGTGGCAAGTGGGTCACGTGTGGGAAGGCGGACAACAGCAGCCAGG gtaaCAAAGTGTACATCCATCCGGAGTCTCCGAATACAGGGGCCCACTGGATGAGACAAGAAATTTCCTTCAGTAAACTGAAGCTCACCAACAACAAAGGAACCAGTCACAACACTTCACAG ATGATCGTTCTGCAGTCTCTGCACAAATACCAGCCAAGGCTGCACATCGTGGAGGTGACTGAGGATGGGGTGGAGGACATCAACAGTGATGTTAAGACCCAGAGCTTCACGTTTCCTGAGACACAGTTTATTGCTGTCACTGCATACCAGAACACGGAt ATCACACAGCTTAAAATTGATCATAACCCTTTTGCCAAAGGATTCAGAGATAATTATGATTC GATGTACACAGCTCCAGAGAGTGATCGTCTTACCCCGTCTCCAACTGACTCTCCACGTGCCCACCAGATCGTCCCAGGTGCCCGCTACGCCATGCAGCCGCTCTTCCAGGACCAATTTGTCAACAACCCGCCACAGAATCGCTTCTACAACAGTGAGAGAGCTGTACCACAAACTACCAGTCTGCTCTCACCTCAGACAGAAGACGGGGTTTCTCAGAGGTGGTTTGTCACTTCCATGCAGCAAGGGGGAAACAGCAGTAGCACAAGCAACAAGCTAGATCTGACACCTTATGAGGGTGACTACTCAGGTTCTCTGTTGCCTTATGGTATCAAATCCCTGTCCATGCAAACATCTCACGCTCTTAGCTACTACCCAGACTCTCCATTCACCACCATGTCTACAGGGTGGGGGTCCAGAGCAGCATATCAGAGAAAGGTGACCCCAAGTCTACCTTGGTCTCCAAGACCCAGTCCCACAGCTGGATTCCCAGAAGACTCAGACAAGGTAAAACCACAGATAGAAGAGGAGGTGAATGGCACTGGAGGCTTGCACTCCTCGTGGACAGAGACACAAGCACCAGCTCTTTCCCTTGAGAAGGCCAATTCTTATTCCACAGCCTGCAAACGAAGGCGTTTGTCCCTTCATGGTCCAAGCGCAGAGGACTCGCCGGCTGACATCAAGTGTGAGGACTTGGCCTCAGCTACAACCAACAGTAGCTCCTATAGCAAAGAAACTCCCTCATCCAAAGGCATGGCAGCTTACTACTCCTTTTACACAAATCCTTGA